A DNA window from Gillisia sp. Hel1_33_143 contains the following coding sequences:
- a CDS encoding RsmB/NOP family class I SAM-dependent RNA methyltransferase — MRLHRNLVFATIDALSEIFNDGKYADKVIEKTLKRDKRWGSRDRSFIAETTYDIVRWKRLYTEIAEVKAPYSRENLFRLFAVWATLRGVTLPDWKQIEPTPSRRIKGRFDELSQIRKFKESIPDWMDELGVRELGEKVWEKEIHALNEQAPVVLRVNTLKTNRDKLRSVLKDEDILTEPIKGFPDALQLVERANVFKTEAFKNGNFEVQDASSQMVARFMEVEPGMRVVDTCAGAGGKTLHIAALMENKGQIIATDIYENKLKELKRRAKRAGAHNIDPRTIDTTKVVKKLYGTADRVLIDAPCSGLGVLSRNPDAKWKLQPEFLDKIRATQIEILDQYSRIVKPGGKLVYATCSILPSENQEQVEKFLNREAGKNFKLVKDQKILSSVTGYDGFYMALLENKIEN; from the coding sequence ATGCGTTTACACCGAAATTTAGTCTTTGCAACGATTGATGCCTTATCAGAAATTTTTAATGATGGGAAATATGCCGATAAAGTGATTGAAAAAACTTTAAAACGCGATAAAAGATGGGGTTCTAGAGACCGTAGCTTTATTGCGGAAACCACTTATGATATTGTTCGATGGAAACGTCTTTATACAGAAATTGCTGAAGTTAAGGCTCCTTATTCTAGAGAGAATTTATTTAGATTGTTCGCGGTATGGGCAACTCTTAGAGGCGTTACCTTACCAGATTGGAAACAAATAGAACCAACTCCTAGCAGAAGAATAAAAGGAAGGTTTGATGAATTAAGTCAAATTAGAAAATTTAAAGAATCTATTCCAGATTGGATGGATGAGTTAGGTGTTAGAGAACTTGGTGAAAAGGTATGGGAGAAAGAAATTCATGCGCTTAATGAACAAGCACCTGTGGTACTTAGAGTGAATACTTTAAAGACTAATAGAGATAAACTTAGAAGTGTTTTAAAAGATGAGGATATTCTTACAGAACCAATTAAAGGATTTCCGGATGCTTTACAGTTGGTAGAAAGAGCTAATGTTTTTAAAACTGAAGCTTTTAAGAATGGAAATTTTGAAGTTCAGGATGCTTCTTCACAAATGGTAGCCAGATTCATGGAAGTGGAACCTGGAATGCGTGTAGTAGATACGTGTGCAGGTGCAGGTGGTAAAACCTTGCATATTGCTGCTTTAATGGAAAACAAAGGGCAGATTATTGCTACAGATATTTATGAGAATAAATTAAAAGAGCTTAAAAGACGTGCTAAACGTGCCGGAGCTCATAATATAGACCCGCGTACTATAGATACTACTAAAGTTGTTAAAAAACTTTACGGCACTGCAGATAGAGTTTTAATAGATGCGCCATGCAGCGGACTTGGAGTTTTAAGTAGAAACCCGGATGCTAAGTGGAAATTACAACCAGAATTTTTAGATAAAATTAGAGCAACTCAAATAGAGATCTTAGATCAGTATTCTAGAATAGTTAAGCCTGGAGGAAAATTGGTGTATGCCACATGTTCTATCTTGCCTTCTGAAAATCAGGAACAGGTTGAGAAATTCTTAAACCGTGAAGCCGGGAAGAATTTCAAACTAGTAAAAGATCAAAAAATACTGTCTTCTGTAACCGGGTATGATGGTTTTTATATGGCTTTGCTTGAAAATAAAATCGAGAATTAA
- a CDS encoding WD40/YVTN/BNR-like repeat-containing protein, whose translation MKKLLFLFVLLTIGCKSDEKMEKQRKFFTSVDVKNILQDDSLSIRAIEIMGNNLAFAANNGVYGLYNSQTGQWKTNQQLNDSVAPEFRAVASTSSDFFMLSVGNPGLLYKTGETGKMELVYKEESDKVFYDSMIFWNEKEGIAMGDPTTECLSVIITRDGGQTWKKINCNAFPKSEEGEAAFAASNSNIAVQGDHTWILSGGKKSRIFYSEDKGNSWKVYETPLLQGEATTGGYSLDFYDAANGFIIGGDYTKPDGNEGNKAITKDGGKTWQLVAEGKDPGYKSSVRYIPNGDSKELVATGFTGISYSKDGGENWTQLSDEGFFTVRFLNDSTAYAAGKGRIAKLTFK comes from the coding sequence ATGAAGAAATTACTGTTTTTATTTGTTTTATTGACTATAGGCTGCAAGTCTGATGAAAAAATGGAGAAGCAACGAAAATTCTTTACAAGTGTTGATGTAAAGAATATCTTACAAGATGATTCTCTTAGCATAAGAGCGATAGAGATAATGGGGAATAATCTTGCCTTTGCAGCTAATAATGGAGTCTATGGGCTTTATAATTCTCAAACCGGACAATGGAAAACGAATCAACAACTGAATGATTCTGTAGCTCCTGAGTTTAGAGCAGTGGCAAGTACTTCTTCAGATTTCTTTATGTTGAGCGTAGGAAATCCTGGGCTGCTTTATAAAACCGGCGAAACTGGAAAAATGGAATTGGTATACAAAGAGGAGAGCGATAAAGTATTTTATGATTCAATGATCTTTTGGAATGAAAAGGAAGGTATAGCAATGGGAGACCCTACAACAGAATGTCTTTCTGTTATTATAACAAGAGATGGTGGACAAACTTGGAAGAAAATAAATTGCAATGCATTTCCTAAATCTGAAGAAGGAGAGGCTGCTTTTGCTGCTAGTAATTCTAATATAGCAGTTCAAGGAGATCATACCTGGATACTTTCAGGAGGTAAAAAGTCAAGAATATTTTATTCTGAAGATAAAGGGAATTCATGGAAAGTTTATGAAACTCCTCTTCTTCAAGGAGAAGCTACAACGGGTGGTTATAGTTTAGATTTTTATGATGCCGCAAATGGTTTTATTATTGGCGGAGATTATACGAAACCTGATGGGAATGAAGGTAATAAAGCCATAACAAAGGATGGTGGTAAAACCTGGCAATTGGTAGCAGAAGGGAAAGATCCTGGATATAAAAGCAGTGTAAGATACATTCCAAATGGAGATTCTAAGGAATTGGTGGCAACTGGTTTTACCGGCATCTCTTATTCTAAAGATGGAGGTGAAAATTGGACTCAATTAAGTGACGAAGGATTCTTTACCGTTAGATTCTTAAATGATTCTACAGCATATGCCGCTGGGAAAGGGAGAATTGCTAAACTGACTTTTAAATAA
- a CDS encoding RNA polymerase sigma factor, translating to MTEETLLVQKLQDPISRNEAFKELLKLFKERLYWHIRNIVKDHDDTDDVLQNTFIKIFKNIDGFKGDSRLYSWMYRIATNESLSFLSQKAKKLQISSEELQQNLINNLEADTYFDGDAIKLKLQKAIATLPEKQQLVFNMKYFQELKYREMAEILDTSEGALKASYHIAAKKIENILKSD from the coding sequence ATTACAGAAGAAACTTTACTCGTGCAAAAGCTTCAAGATCCTATTTCTAGGAATGAAGCCTTTAAAGAGCTGCTAAAGTTATTTAAAGAGCGTTTATATTGGCATATAAGGAATATTGTAAAAGATCATGATGATACAGATGATGTATTACAAAATACATTTATTAAGATCTTTAAGAATATTGATGGTTTTAAAGGAGACAGTCGGCTATATTCCTGGATGTATAGAATTGCTACTAATGAATCTCTTTCATTCTTAAGCCAGAAAGCTAAAAAATTACAGATATCTTCCGAAGAATTACAACAGAATCTAATTAACAATTTAGAGGCAGACACCTATTTTGATGGAGATGCAATCAAATTAAAACTACAAAAAGCCATAGCCACACTTCCAGAAAAACAACAATTGGTATTTAACATGAAATATTTTCAGGAGCTTAAATACAGAGAGATGGCAGAGATTCTAGATACTAGTGAAGGGGCGTTGAAAGCTTCCTATCATATTGCGGCAAAGAAGATAGAAAATATTTTAAAATCAGATTAA
- a CDS encoding ABC transporter ATP-binding protein produces the protein MNYFKKIIQFAKPYKKYALLNILCNIFYALFSTLSFIALIPVIQILFDKNKRVLIEPKFEGIASIKDYPIDYFNYNVTQRIIEDEVSALIFICGIVVLLFFLKNLFGYLAAFFITFLRNGVLRDVRDAIYVKILSLPVSYFSEKRKGDTISRITADVNEVQNSFLSILEMIVREPLTIIFTIAAMLLISAKLTIFVFVFLPISGFVISLIGKQLKRKSHQAQEENGHFLSIVEETLSSLKIIKGFNAESQFEGKFKQSTNRLNDILNSLINRQNLASPTSEFLGIFVIVVILWFGGKMVLVDKTLDAAAFIAFLGLAYNILTPAKQISKASYSVKKGNAAAERILEVLETPSTIVDVPNAINQEKFEKSIAINKINFKYEDELVLKNFSLNVPKGSTVALVGQSGSGKSTIANLVTRFYDVNEGSIEVDGNDIREVSKHSLRNLMGLVTQDSILFNDTIKNNVSLGKKEATEEEVIEALKIANAWEFVKDLPKGLETNIGDSGNKLSGGQKQRISIARAVLKNPPIMILDEATSALDTESEKLVQKALENMMRNRTSIVIAHRLSTIQNADKIVVMQRGEIVEQGKHEELLLKNGTYRKLVEMQSFD, from the coding sequence ATGAACTATTTTAAAAAAATCATTCAATTTGCTAAGCCTTATAAAAAGTACGCATTACTAAATATTCTCTGCAATATTTTTTACGCACTTTTTAGTACCCTTAGTTTTATCGCATTAATCCCGGTAATTCAAATTTTATTCGATAAGAATAAAAGGGTTTTAATAGAACCAAAATTTGAAGGCATTGCCAGCATTAAAGATTACCCAATAGATTATTTTAATTATAATGTAACCCAAAGAATAATTGAAGATGAAGTTTCTGCTCTCATCTTTATTTGCGGAATAGTAGTATTATTATTCTTTTTGAAAAATCTATTTGGATATCTAGCAGCGTTTTTTATTACGTTCCTTAGAAATGGGGTTCTAAGGGATGTAAGAGATGCTATCTATGTAAAGATTTTAAGTTTACCGGTTTCTTATTTTTCTGAAAAAAGAAAAGGTGATACTATTTCTAGAATCACTGCAGATGTTAATGAAGTTCAGAATTCTTTTCTATCTATATTAGAAATGATAGTGAGAGAACCACTTACGATCATTTTCACTATAGCGGCAATGCTCTTAATAAGTGCTAAACTTACTATCTTCGTATTTGTATTTCTTCCAATTTCCGGATTTGTGATCTCTTTAATAGGAAAACAACTTAAAAGAAAATCGCATCAGGCACAAGAGGAAAATGGACATTTTCTTTCTATTGTAGAAGAAACTTTATCTAGCCTTAAAATAATAAAAGGTTTTAATGCAGAATCTCAATTTGAAGGTAAATTTAAGCAGTCTACTAATAGATTGAATGATATTTTAAACAGTCTAATAAATAGGCAGAATCTTGCTTCTCCAACTAGTGAATTTTTAGGAATATTTGTAATTGTAGTTATTCTATGGTTTGGAGGGAAAATGGTTTTAGTAGACAAAACACTTGATGCTGCTGCCTTTATTGCGTTTTTAGGTTTAGCCTATAATATTCTAACTCCTGCAAAACAGATATCCAAGGCCTCTTATAGTGTTAAGAAAGGTAATGCTGCAGCAGAGCGAATTTTAGAAGTATTAGAAACTCCTTCTACGATTGTAGATGTTCCAAATGCAATCAATCAGGAGAAATTTGAAAAATCGATCGCTATTAATAAAATTAACTTTAAATATGAAGATGAGTTAGTGTTAAAGAACTTCAGTTTAAATGTACCTAAAGGAAGTACGGTAGCGCTTGTAGGTCAATCTGGAAGCGGAAAATCTACTATTGCCAATCTGGTTACTAGATTTTATGACGTTAATGAAGGTTCTATTGAGGTAGATGGGAATGATATTAGAGAAGTAAGCAAACATTCTTTAAGAAACCTGATGGGATTAGTTACTCAGGATTCTATTCTTTTTAATGACACTATTAAAAACAATGTATCTCTAGGTAAAAAGGAAGCTACAGAAGAAGAAGTTATAGAAGCACTGAAAATAGCTAATGCTTGGGAATTTGTAAAAGATCTTCCTAAAGGCTTAGAGACTAATATTGGAGATAGTGGAAACAAATTAAGCGGCGGACAGAAACAACGAATATCTATTGCTCGTGCAGTATTAAAGAATCCACCTATTATGATCTTAGATGAAGCAACATCTGCTTTAGATACAGAGAGTGAAAAATTAGTTCAAAAAGCTTTAGAAAATATGATGCGAAATAGAACTTCTATTGTAATTGCCCATAGACTATCTACCATCCAAAATGCAGATAAGATTGTAGTTATGCAGCGAGGAGAGATCGTGGAACAAGGGAAGCATGAAGAATTACTTCTTAAAAATGGAACCTATAGAAAGCTAGTGGAGATGCAGTCTTTCGATTAA
- a CDS encoding phospho-sugar mutase: protein MSHNKPEIISKAKLWLAENFDKDTQSSVSKLIESDSTDLEESFYKDAEFGTGGMRGVMGVGTNRINKYTLGKNSQGISNILKSEFPGEQHKVVIAYDCRNNSKELAQVVADVFSANGVKVFIFSELRPTPELSFAVKYLNCHCGIVLTASHNPPEYNGYKVYWQDGGQLVPPQDKLIIDIISKLDFSEINFEANNDLIEEIDTRVDTAFIESSVKNGSFDTAQEAKDNLKIVFTSLHGTSITIVPEVLKKAGYKNVAIVKEQEKPDGNFPTVKSPNPEEPEALKMALELADKTDADIVIGTDPDSDRLGVAVRDLNNKLVLLNGNQTMLIMTWFLLEQWKKEGKLNTDSFIASTIVSTPMMKIVAEDFGAQYFEVLTGFKWIAKLIKDHPSLDFVGGGEESFGFMVGDFVRDKDAATATLLACEIAAQMKSRGISLYEKLLELYTEFGLYREELISLVKKGITGEQEIKQTMINLRENPLSEIDGEKIVLIEDYQSSIAKNRQDHTEHALDIPKSNVLIYYTEQGTKIAARPSGTEPKIKFYISVNTELDTVDNFDEIYNQLGEKITRIKSDLQVD from the coding sequence ATGTCACATAACAAACCAGAAATTATTTCTAAGGCCAAATTATGGCTTGCAGAAAACTTCGACAAAGACACTCAAAGTTCAGTTTCAAAATTAATCGAAAGCGATTCTACAGATCTTGAAGAGAGCTTTTATAAAGATGCAGAATTTGGTACCGGAGGTATGCGAGGTGTCATGGGTGTTGGAACCAATAGAATTAATAAATATACCTTAGGTAAGAATTCTCAAGGTATCTCTAATATATTAAAATCTGAATTTCCTGGAGAGCAGCACAAGGTTGTAATTGCTTATGATTGTAGAAATAATAGTAAAGAATTAGCACAAGTTGTAGCAGATGTATTTTCTGCGAATGGTGTAAAAGTTTTTATTTTTTCTGAATTGAGGCCTACGCCCGAATTATCTTTTGCTGTTAAATATTTAAACTGTCACTGCGGTATAGTGCTAACAGCTAGCCATAATCCACCAGAATATAATGGTTATAAAGTGTATTGGCAGGATGGAGGGCAATTAGTGCCGCCACAAGACAAGCTTATAATAGATATAATTTCTAAATTGGATTTTTCTGAGATCAATTTCGAAGCGAACAACGATCTTATTGAAGAAATAGATACGAGGGTTGATACTGCTTTTATTGAATCTTCAGTAAAAAATGGAAGTTTTGACACTGCTCAAGAAGCAAAAGATAATTTAAAAATTGTTTTTACTTCTTTACATGGAACATCAATTACCATTGTACCCGAAGTTTTAAAAAAGGCAGGATATAAAAATGTAGCCATCGTTAAAGAACAGGAAAAACCAGATGGTAACTTCCCTACCGTTAAATCTCCCAATCCTGAAGAGCCTGAAGCATTGAAAATGGCTTTAGAGCTTGCTGATAAGACCGATGCCGATATTGTAATTGGAACAGACCCAGATAGTGACCGTTTAGGAGTTGCGGTTAGAGATCTTAACAACAAACTCGTTCTACTTAACGGTAACCAGACCATGTTGATCATGACTTGGTTCTTGTTAGAACAGTGGAAAAAAGAAGGTAAGCTGAATACAGATAGTTTTATAGCATCCACTATAGTTTCTACCCCTATGATGAAGATCGTTGCAGAAGATTTTGGAGCACAATATTTTGAAGTTTTAACTGGCTTTAAATGGATAGCTAAACTTATTAAAGATCATCCTTCATTAGATTTTGTTGGAGGAGGTGAAGAAAGTTTTGGATTTATGGTTGGAGATTTTGTGAGAGATAAAGATGCAGCTACTGCTACCCTACTCGCTTGTGAAATTGCTGCACAAATGAAATCTCGAGGTATTTCTTTGTATGAGAAATTATTAGAACTTTATACAGAGTTTGGTTTGTATAGAGAAGAACTAATCTCTTTAGTAAAGAAAGGTATTACAGGAGAGCAAGAGATAAAGCAAACCATGATAAACCTTCGTGAAAATCCTTTATCTGAAATAGATGGCGAAAAAATTGTGCTTATAGAAGATTATCAATCTTCCATAGCTAAGAATAGACAAGATCATACAGAGCATGCACTCGATATTCCTAAATCTAATGTTTTAATCTATTACACAGAACAAGGAACCAAAATTGCAGCAAGACCTAGCGGCACAGAACCAAAAATTAAGTTTTATATAAGTGTAAATACAGAGTTAGATACTGTGGATAACTTTGATGAAATATACAATCAACTGGGCGAGAAAATTACCAGAATTAAATCTGATCTTCAGGTAGATTAA
- a CDS encoding glycosyltransferase family 2 protein — MQLSIIIPLLNEDESLTELYNWIVSVMQSNSYSYEIIFIDDGSTDDSWEIISGLSDLHTGVKGIRFNRNYGKSQALHAGFLAAQGDVIITMDADLQDNPEEIPELYNLIVKEKYDLVSGWKRKRYDSVIAKNLPSKLFNAAARKTSGVQLHDFNCGLKAYKKEVIKNIDVYGEMHRYIPVLAKNAGYYKITEKEVKHQARKYGKTKFGMDRFINGFLDLISIWFLSKFGKRPMHLFGALGVLMFFFGFSAAGWIGLSKLYKMYHGLPNILVTSNPWFYISLILMVIGTQFFLAGFLGELILRSKRDKDRYRISKTKGLN; from the coding sequence ATGCAACTATCTATTATAATTCCTCTTCTTAATGAAGATGAATCTTTAACAGAATTATATAATTGGATTGTATCTGTGATGCAATCCAATTCTTATTCTTATGAAATTATCTTTATAGATGATGGTAGTACAGATGATTCCTGGGAGATAATTAGCGGTTTATCTGATCTTCATACAGGTGTAAAAGGCATAAGATTTAATAGAAATTATGGTAAATCTCAAGCATTACATGCGGGTTTTTTAGCGGCTCAAGGTGATGTAATAATCACTATGGATGCAGATCTACAGGATAACCCTGAAGAAATCCCAGAATTATATAACCTTATTGTAAAAGAGAAATATGATCTGGTTTCTGGCTGGAAGCGAAAGCGATATGATTCTGTAATTGCAAAAAATCTTCCTTCCAAACTATTTAATGCTGCTGCACGTAAGACTTCCGGAGTACAATTACATGATTTTAATTGCGGATTAAAAGCTTATAAAAAAGAAGTCATTAAAAATATTGATGTTTATGGTGAAATGCACAGATATATTCCTGTTCTGGCAAAAAATGCAGGGTATTATAAGATCACAGAAAAAGAAGTAAAACATCAAGCCAGAAAATATGGAAAGACTAAATTTGGGATGGACCGCTTTATAAACGGCTTTCTAGACCTAATAAGTATCTGGTTCTTATCTAAATTTGGAAAAAGGCCTATGCACCTCTTTGGTGCTTTGGGAGTATTAATGTTCTTTTTCGGATTTTCAGCTGCAGGATGGATTGGACTTTCTAAACTCTATAAAATGTATCACGGCTTACCAAACATTTTGGTTACTTCTAACCCGTGGTTTTATATATCTCTTATTTTAATGGTTATTGGTACTCAATTCTTTCTTGCCGGTTTTCTTGGTGAGCTCATTTTAAGAAGCAAAAGAGATAAGGATAGATACAGAATCAGCAAAACCAAAGGCTTAAACTAA
- a CDS encoding DUF4199 domain-containing protein, with protein MEIKETNSKKFIINYGLLLGITSVLVGVIMYVTNSYLNPSWIYSVISIALPIVIITMGIKAFKTANGGFLGLGEAIKIGLGIAVIGGILTAIWSLLLMTVIEPNYMSLLMEAQQEKMLATNPNITQSQLDAAQEVSSKFSSPWIAMAMTIIWSLFSGLIISLISGLVMKKENPYKA; from the coding sequence ATGGAGATTAAAGAAACAAACTCAAAGAAGTTTATCATTAATTACGGTTTACTATTAGGTATAACCTCTGTACTAGTAGGGGTAATTATGTATGTTACAAATTCTTACTTAAACCCTTCTTGGATCTATAGTGTTATTAGCATTGCTTTACCTATTGTTATCATTACTATGGGAATAAAAGCCTTTAAAACTGCTAATGGAGGATTTTTAGGTCTTGGAGAAGCTATTAAAATTGGTTTAGGAATTGCTGTAATTGGAGGTATTTTAACGGCAATCTGGTCTTTATTATTAATGACTGTTATAGAGCCTAATTACATGAGCTTACTAATGGAGGCACAACAAGAAAAAATGTTGGCTACAAATCCAAACATAACCCAATCTCAATTAGATGCAGCTCAAGAAGTTTCGTCAAAATTTAGTAGTCCATGGATTGCTATGGCAATGACAATTATCTGGAGTTTATTTTCAGGATTAATAATTTCCTTAATTTCGGGGCTGGTAATGAAAAAGGAAAATCCTTATAAAGCCTAA
- a CDS encoding type B 50S ribosomal protein L31 — protein sequence MKQGIHPENYRLVAFKDMSNEEVFLTKSTANTKETIEVDGTEYPLVKMEISRTSHPFYTGKSKLLDTAGRIDKFKTKYAKFKK from the coding sequence ATGAAGCAGGGAATCCATCCGGAAAATTATAGATTAGTAGCATTTAAAGACATGTCTAATGAAGAAGTCTTTCTTACTAAATCTACCGCGAACACTAAAGAGACTATTGAAGTTGACGGAACTGAGTATCCATTAGTTAAAATGGAGATCTCAAGAACATCACACCCATTCTATACAGGGAAATCTAAATTATTGGATACAGCTGGTAGAATTGATAAATTCAAAACCAAATACGCGAAATTCAAGAAGTAA
- a CDS encoding GlmU family protein yields MNYILFDGSSRDQLLPFTFTRPVADLRIGILTIREKWEKILGTTTSTITEDYLAEKWPMVEFEQNIMINASFLPTPEFIAQIEDLKLNQAIFFEEDVIAFYAEEDQEVDFEVFEQIELKGEPFRIANIWDIFSKNAEAIAKDFELLTADRTSAPISSSNYVKNRENIFIEPGAIVENSSLNASDGPIYIAAKAEVMEGCFIRGPFSLGESSALKMGAKIYGATTIGPHSKVGGEVNNSVIFGYTNKGHDGFLGNSVLGEWCNLGADTNNSNLKNNYAEVRLWDYATEGFAKTGLQFCGLMMGDHSKCGINTMFNTGTVVGVSANIFGSGFPRNFVPSFSWGGSAGMSTYKTAKAYEVAEMVLSRRGLEFSDVDKGILDKVFEDTQKFRRD; encoded by the coding sequence ATGAATTATATTTTATTCGACGGTTCTTCCAGAGATCAATTATTACCTTTCACGTTTACGCGCCCTGTTGCAGATCTCAGAATAGGTATTTTAACCATTCGTGAGAAATGGGAAAAGATATTAGGTACCACAACTTCTACTATTACTGAAGATTATTTAGCAGAAAAATGGCCTATGGTAGAATTTGAACAAAATATTATGATCAATGCCTCCTTTCTGCCAACCCCAGAATTTATTGCTCAAATTGAAGATCTTAAGCTTAATCAGGCTATTTTCTTTGAGGAAGACGTAATTGCCTTTTACGCAGAAGAAGATCAAGAAGTAGATTTTGAGGTTTTTGAACAAATTGAATTGAAGGGGGAACCTTTTAGAATAGCTAATATTTGGGATATATTCTCTAAAAATGCAGAAGCCATTGCAAAAGATTTTGAATTACTCACAGCAGACAGAACCAGTGCGCCTATATCATCATCAAATTATGTGAAGAATAGAGAGAATATCTTTATTGAGCCCGGTGCTATAGTAGAAAATTCTTCTTTAAACGCATCAGACGGACCAATCTATATCGCTGCGAAAGCAGAAGTAATGGAAGGTTGTTTTATTAGGGGGCCTTTCTCTTTAGGAGAGTCTTCAGCTTTAAAGATGGGAGCTAAAATTTACGGTGCAACAACCATAGGTCCACATTCTAAAGTAGGAGGAGAGGTTAATAACAGTGTTATTTTTGGTTATACTAATAAAGGACATGATGGATTTTTGGGAAATTCTGTTTTAGGAGAATGGTGTAATCTTGGTGCAGACACCAATAATTCTAATTTAAAGAATAATTATGCTGAAGTGAGATTATGGGATTACGCAACGGAAGGTTTTGCTAAGACGGGATTGCAATTTTGCGGACTTATGATGGGAGATCACAGTAAATGCGGAATTAATACCATGTTTAATACCGGAACAGTTGTAGGGGTGAGTGCTAATATCTTTGGCAGCGGATTTCCTAGAAACTTTGTACCTAGTTTCAGCTGGGGGGGGAGTGCCGGAATGAGCACTTATAAAACCGCTAAAGCATATGAGGTTGCAGAAATGGTTTTAAGTAGACGTGGTTTGGAGTTTTCTGATGTGGATAAAGGGATCTTAGATAAGGTATTTGAAGATACTCAAAAGTTTAGAAGAGATTAA
- the mtaB gene encoding tRNA (N(6)-L-threonylcarbamoyladenosine(37)-C(2))-methylthiotransferase MtaB, producing the protein MKDAKKVAFYTLGCKLNFSETSTIARSFKEEGFDRVEFSEIADIYVINTCSVTENADKRFKSIVKQAQKVNEDAFVIAVGCYAQLKPEELADVDGVDLVLGATEKFKITDYLNDLTKHEFAEIHSCEIQDADFYVSAYSFGDRTRAFLKVQDGCDYKCTYCTIPLARGISRSDKLENVLQNAAEISAKGIKEIVLTGVNIGDYGKGEFGNKKHEHTFLDLVKALDDVKGIERLRISSIEPNLLKNETIEFVAQSKTFVPHFHIPLQSGSNEILKAMRRRYLRELYVDRVSKIKEVMPNSCIGVDVIVGFPGETNEQFLETYNFLNELDISYLHVFAFSERENTPAAEMENPVPLSIRKKRSKMLRGLSAKKRRAFYESQIDTVHTVLFEGENKEGYIHGFTENYVKVKTPWNPELVNTLHQIKLTTIAEDGLVKFEYFQQEAVEA; encoded by the coding sequence ATGAAAGACGCGAAAAAAGTGGCATTTTATACTTTGGGTTGTAAGCTCAATTTTTCTGAGACTTCAACTATAGCAAGATCTTTTAAAGAGGAAGGTTTTGATCGAGTAGAATTTTCTGAAATAGCCGATATTTATGTTATTAATACCTGTTCTGTAACCGAAAATGCAGATAAGCGTTTTAAATCTATTGTAAAGCAGGCTCAAAAAGTTAATGAAGATGCATTTGTTATTGCTGTTGGGTGTTATGCTCAATTAAAACCAGAGGAACTAGCAGATGTTGATGGAGTGGATTTGGTACTCGGAGCTACAGAAAAATTTAAGATCACAGATTATCTTAATGATCTTACTAAACATGAGTTTGCAGAAATTCATTCTTGTGAGATACAAGATGCAGATTTTTATGTGAGTGCCTATTCTTTTGGAGATAGAACAAGAGCTTTTCTTAAGGTTCAGGATGGTTGTGATTATAAGTGCACTTATTGCACGATACCTTTGGCTAGAGGGATTTCCAGAAGCGATAAATTAGAAAATGTTCTTCAAAATGCGGCAGAGATCTCTGCAAAAGGAATTAAAGAGATCGTTCTTACAGGTGTTAATATTGGGGATTATGGTAAAGGTGAATTTGGTAATAAAAAGCATGAACATACTTTTTTAGATTTAGTTAAGGCTTTAGATGATGTAAAGGGAATTGAAAGATTACGAATATCTTCTATAGAACCAAATTTACTTAAAAATGAAACTATAGAATTTGTTGCGCAATCTAAAACCTTTGTTCCGCATTTTCATATTCCGCTGCAAAGTGGAAGTAATGAGATTTTAAAGGCTATGAGAAGGCGCTATTTGAGAGAATTATATGTAGATAGAGTTTCTAAAATCAAAGAAGTCATGCCAAACTCCTGTATTGGGGTAGATGTTATTGTAGGTTTTCCTGGTGAAACCAATGAGCAATTTCTTGAAACGTATAATTTTTTGAATGAGCTTGATATCTCTTACTTACATGTTTTTGCTTTTTCTGAAAGAGAAAATACCCCAGCTGCAGAAATGGAAAATCCTGTTCCATTGAGTATTCGTAAAAAGCGCAGTAAAATGTTACGCGGCCTTTCCGCTAAAAAGAGAAGGGCTTTTTATGAAAGTCAGATAGATACGGTACATACTGTTCTATTTGAAGGAGAGAATAAAGAGGGTTATATACATGGATTTACAGAAAATTATGTAAAAGTTAAGACTCCTTGGAATCCGGAATTGGTAAATACACTTCATCAAATTAAATTAACTACCATTGCAGAAGATGGGTTGGTAAAGTTTGAATATTTTCAGCAAGAGGCTGTAGAGGCTTAG